Genomic segment of Streptomyces alboniger:
CAAGGGCACCGCCCCGCACAAGGGCTCCTTCGAGCTGTACGTCACGAAGGACTCCTACGACCCGGCGAAGCCCCTGAAGTGGTCGGACCTGGAGGCGAGGCCCTTCGTCAAGGTCACCGACCCGAGGATGGAGAACGGCGACTACGTCTTCGACGGGAAGGTCCCCGCCAGGTCGGGCCGTCACCTCATCTACTCGGTCTGGCAGCGCTCGGACTCCCCCGAGGCCTTCTACACCTGCTCCGACGTCGTCTTCGGCAAGGACAGCGGCGGCTCGGGCTCCGCCCCGGCCCCGGCCGCGTCCGCCCCCTCCGACAAGGAGATCGAGGCGGGCGCCGAGAAGTCCACGGTCGAGCACCACGGCCACGGGGACGCCGACGCCAAGACGGGCGCGGAGGCCACCGGCGCCGCCCCCGCCGCTCCCGCCGCCGCTCCCGCCGCCGACGGCGACGCGGCGGCGGCCGGCAACGAGCCCGAGGTGAACGGCGGCGCCGAGAAGCCGGTCACCACCGCGGCCGGCACCGACGACAACCTCGCCGAGACCGGCGGCGACAGCACCACGCCCTACCTCGCGATGGGCGGCGCGGCCGCCCTCGCCGTCGGCGCCGCGGCGATGTTCGCCACGACCCGCCGCCGCACCGCCGGACGCCACGGCCGCTGAGCCGTAGGCACCGGTTGACGGGCTGGGCCGCTGCTACGACAGGCACGTGCTCGGCGTCGCATGCTCCGGGTCGAGCGCGTTCGCCACCTCGTGGTGGGCCACTCGGTCCAGGACGCCGACCGC
This window contains:
- a CDS encoding lytic polysaccharide monooxygenase auxiliary activity family 9 protein, giving the protein MTARRKAAAIAAAGVAPLALTALSATPAAAHGSMTDPVSRVSACFQEGPEAPKSAACKAAVAASGAQAFYDWNGVNIANAAGKSKQIIPDGKLCSAGNDKYKGLDLPHTDWPASKLSAGKHTFRYKGTAPHKGSFELYVTKDSYDPAKPLKWSDLEARPFVKVTDPRMENGDYVFDGKVPARSGRHLIYSVWQRSDSPEAFYTCSDVVFGKDSGGSGSAPAPAASAPSDKEIEAGAEKSTVEHHGHGDADAKTGAEATGAAPAAPAAAPAADGDAAAAGNEPEVNGGAEKPVTTAAGTDDNLAETGGDSTTPYLAMGGAAALAVGAAAMFATTRRRTAGRHGR